A genomic stretch from Vibrio coralliilyticus includes:
- a CDS encoding fumarylacetoacetate hydrolase family protein: MKLATLKNDTRDGQLVVVSKDLTKCVAVADIAVTLQSALDQWSKVEPQLTEVYQALNEGTLVAEMPFEQSLCESPLPRAYQWADGSAYVNHVELVRKARGAEMPPSFWTDPLMYQGGSDAFIGPRDDIPVSSEEWGIDFEGEVAVITDDVPMGANAEEAAKSIRLLMLVNDVSLRGLIPNELAKGFGFFQSKPSSVFSPVAVTPDELGDAWDGGKVTLPLLSFYNDEAFGCPNAGVDMTFEFPDLIAHAAKTRPLSAGAIIGSGTVSNKQGTEYGTSIEEGGVGYSCIAEVRMIETIRDGKPSTGFMKFGDRIKMEMKDASGASIFGSIDQKVVKY; this comes from the coding sequence ATGAAGTTAGCTACCCTGAAAAACGATACTCGAGATGGTCAGTTGGTTGTTGTCAGCAAAGATCTGACGAAATGTGTGGCTGTTGCAGACATTGCTGTGACTTTGCAGTCTGCGCTCGATCAATGGTCAAAAGTAGAACCTCAACTTACCGAAGTTTACCAAGCCTTGAATGAAGGCACGCTGGTTGCTGAAATGCCTTTCGAACAGAGCCTGTGCGAGTCTCCTTTACCGCGCGCTTATCAGTGGGCTGATGGCAGTGCGTATGTCAATCACGTTGAGCTGGTGCGTAAGGCCCGTGGTGCCGAAATGCCGCCGAGTTTCTGGACTGACCCACTTATGTATCAAGGAGGTTCTGATGCGTTTATCGGTCCTAGAGATGATATTCCTGTAAGCAGTGAAGAGTGGGGGATTGATTTTGAAGGGGAAGTGGCTGTGATCACTGACGATGTCCCTATGGGGGCGAATGCGGAAGAAGCAGCGAAGTCAATCCGCTTGCTGATGTTGGTGAATGATGTTTCACTGCGTGGGCTGATCCCTAATGAGTTGGCAAAAGGTTTCGGTTTCTTTCAGTCAAAACCTTCCTCTGTCTTCTCTCCAGTTGCTGTAACGCCAGATGAATTAGGTGATGCATGGGATGGGGGGAAAGTCACTTTACCTTTGTTGTCGTTCTATAACGACGAAGCATTCGGTTGCCCCAATGCAGGGGTTGATATGACATTTGAATTCCCTGATCTGATAGCTCATGCTGCAAAAACTCGTCCGTTATCAGCAGGGGCTATCATAGGCTCAGGAACCGTCTCCAATAAGCAAGGTACAGAATACGGTACTTCTATTGAAGAAGGAGGAGTAGGTTATTCGTGTATTGCAGAAGTTCGTATGATCGAGACGATTCGGGATGGTAAACCTTCGACTGGCTTTATGAAGTTCGGTGACCGAATCAAAATGGAAATGAAGGATGCCTCTGGCGCTTCCATCTTTGGTTCGATAGATCAAAAAGTGGTGAAGTACTGA
- a CDS encoding homogentisate 1,2-dioxygenase yields the protein MHKWITFPHREGVCSKQAHADFPEEAIYEREAGRSGFFGPAAHFHHQHAPTGWTEWEGELRPRAFNFNLVEKAVQVSPWAVPNLLHNNDCKIRIWRMDDKMDFLVRNADGDELLFIHQGKADLYCDYGHLEVGEGDYVMIPRSTNWRLEPSEPMFILMVENTDAAYSLPEKGMVGNHAVFDPAVLEIPSIDDHFKAQYSEKQTQVQVKRHEQVSVITYPFNPLDAIGWHGDLSVVKLNWRDIRPLMSHRYHLPPSAHTTFVGAGFVVCTFVPRPIESDPGALKVPFYHNNDDYDEVLFYHAGDFFSRDNIEAGMVTFHPAGFTHGPHPKAFKAGQEYKKKFTDEVAVMIDTRHALKFSDEAHAVENPEYVYSWKAHPEK from the coding sequence ATGCATAAATGGATTACATTCCCTCACCGGGAGGGAGTGTGCTCCAAACAGGCACATGCTGACTTTCCGGAAGAGGCAATTTATGAGCGCGAAGCAGGTCGAAGTGGATTCTTCGGCCCAGCAGCTCATTTCCATCACCAGCACGCACCAACAGGCTGGACGGAATGGGAAGGGGAGCTAAGGCCTCGCGCGTTTAATTTTAATCTGGTTGAGAAAGCGGTACAGGTTTCACCATGGGCAGTGCCGAATCTTCTGCATAACAATGACTGTAAAATTCGTATCTGGCGTATGGATGACAAGATGGACTTTCTTGTGCGCAACGCTGATGGCGATGAGCTTCTGTTTATCCATCAGGGCAAAGCTGATCTGTATTGCGATTACGGTCACCTAGAAGTTGGCGAAGGGGATTATGTGATGATTCCCCGTTCGACCAACTGGCGCCTAGAGCCTTCTGAACCAATGTTCATTCTGATGGTCGAGAATACCGATGCCGCTTATTCATTGCCTGAAAAAGGTATGGTTGGTAATCATGCGGTGTTTGATCCTGCCGTGTTGGAAATTCCTTCAATTGATGATCATTTCAAAGCGCAATATTCGGAGAAGCAAACTCAAGTGCAGGTGAAAAGACACGAGCAAGTGAGTGTGATCACTTATCCGTTTAACCCGCTTGATGCGATTGGTTGGCACGGTGATCTCTCTGTTGTGAAGCTTAATTGGCGTGATATTCGTCCGTTAATGTCTCACCGCTACCACTTACCACCGTCAGCGCATACGACGTTTGTAGGAGCAGGTTTTGTCGTTTGTACCTTCGTACCAAGACCGATTGAAAGTGACCCTGGAGCACTTAAAGTGCCTTTCTATCACAACAACGATGACTACGATGAAGTGCTTTTCTACCATGCCGGTGACTTTTTCAGCAGGGATAACATCGAAGCGGGCATGGTGACATTCCACCCTGCAGGATTTACGCATGGCCCTCATCCTAAAGCATTCAAAGCGGGACAGGAGTATAAGAAAAAGTTTACCGACGAAGTTGCTGTGATGATCGATACCCGACATGCGTTAAAGTTCAGCGATGAAGCGCATGCTGTAGAGAACCCAGAATATGTTTATAGCTGGAAAGCACATCCAGAAAAATAA
- a CDS encoding J domain-containing protein: protein MKFISLLLLMLSPITLAESIEVLTNKAQSNDVEAQIQLANQYLKGKDVQPSQEDALYWLEQAANNGSTEAAVQLASLYLQNETKDTQEAIYWLTKLAVSGNTQAQFNLGKVYENMPDSPENLDLAEVWYRTASSANEEAEQAYARVLEKKFNAQRAKQVSSIGQLDVAFDNSTIELSPVAKSKSRASNRSNDIIYALMIISGALSVLAFWLGRKVRKLKAYSKLSHDDLSGEKRKLESKLKDKDNLLRQQKKQLETLYRQFKKMQSSQAQHIPKHKSDTLATEQKLSLACALFGFKVEAIPAEKDIKVRYKQLCKIYHPDLKGSDEEMKRLNNALKVILANVNR, encoded by the coding sequence TTGAAATTTATCAGCCTTTTATTGTTAATGCTCTCCCCAATCACCTTGGCCGAGTCTATCGAAGTTTTAACGAATAAAGCTCAAAGCAATGACGTAGAAGCACAGATACAACTAGCCAACCAATACCTTAAGGGTAAAGATGTTCAACCCTCACAAGAAGACGCACTCTACTGGCTTGAACAAGCAGCCAACAACGGCAGCACTGAAGCTGCAGTACAACTCGCCTCTCTTTATCTTCAAAATGAGACTAAAGATACCCAGGAAGCCATATATTGGCTCACTAAACTCGCTGTATCCGGAAATACCCAAGCTCAATTCAATCTGGGCAAGGTTTACGAGAACATGCCTGACTCACCTGAAAATTTGGATCTAGCCGAAGTTTGGTACCGTACGGCCTCATCAGCCAATGAAGAGGCAGAACAAGCCTATGCCAGGGTACTGGAAAAGAAATTCAATGCCCAAAGAGCGAAACAAGTGTCATCGATCGGCCAGTTAGACGTCGCTTTTGATAATTCGACTATTGAGCTAAGCCCTGTCGCTAAAAGTAAGTCCCGTGCCAGTAACCGGAGTAATGACATCATTTATGCATTGATGATCATTTCAGGTGCATTATCAGTATTAGCATTCTGGCTGGGTCGCAAAGTACGTAAGTTAAAAGCATATTCAAAGCTCTCACATGATGATTTGTCTGGTGAGAAACGCAAACTAGAGTCTAAACTAAAAGACAAAGATAACCTGTTGAGACAACAAAAAAAACAGCTGGAAACCTTGTATCGCCAGTTTAAGAAGATGCAATCGTCTCAAGCACAACACATACCTAAACACAAGTCAGATACTCTCGCTACAGAACAAAAACTCTCGCTTGCGTGCGCTCTATTTGGCTTCAAAGTAGAGGCCATTCCTGCTGAAAAAGACATCAAAGTCAGATATAAGCAATTATGTAAAATTTACCACCCAGATTTGAAGGGCAGTGATGAGGAAATGAAACGCCTTAACAATGCACTAAAAGTCATCCTTGCCAATGTTAATAGATAG
- the hppD gene encoding 4-hydroxyphenylpyruvate dioxygenase — translation MTQAYNPLGTDGFEFVEYTAATDEGIGQLKDLFVSLGFAEIAKHRSKEAWLYRQGDISFIVNAQPHSQAEAFAKVHGPSVCGMAFRVADAAKAMAHALENGAEEYKTQIGPMELSIPAVYGIGESLLYFVDRYGKQSIYDVDFNFYDDAEARLKKADVGMYEIDHLTHNVKQGNMDTWAGFYERIGNFREIRYFDIEGKLTGLVSRAMTAPCGKIRIPINESSDDKSQIEEFIREYNGEGIQHIAMTTDDIYQTVQTLRDRGMDFMPTPDTYYEKIDSRVEGHTEDVEKLKHLQILIDGAPMKDGILLQIFTQTVIGPVFFEIIQRKGNEGFGEGNFKALFESIEEDQIRRGVLSDA, via the coding sequence ATGACTCAAGCATATAACCCACTTGGAACTGATGGATTTGAATTTGTCGAGTACACCGCTGCGACAGATGAAGGGATCGGGCAGTTGAAGGATTTGTTTGTTTCTCTAGGGTTCGCGGAAATTGCCAAACATCGCTCAAAAGAAGCGTGGCTATACCGCCAGGGAGACATCAGCTTTATTGTCAATGCACAGCCCCATAGCCAAGCGGAAGCGTTTGCTAAGGTACATGGTCCATCTGTGTGTGGTATGGCATTCCGTGTGGCAGATGCTGCCAAAGCCATGGCACATGCATTAGAGAATGGTGCAGAAGAATACAAGACGCAAATTGGTCCAATGGAGCTTAGCATACCAGCGGTTTATGGTATTGGTGAAAGCTTGCTTTATTTTGTCGATCGTTATGGTAAGCAGAGTATCTATGATGTCGACTTTAATTTCTATGATGATGCTGAAGCGCGTTTGAAGAAAGCGGATGTTGGTATGTACGAAATTGACCATCTGACGCATAACGTTAAGCAAGGTAACATGGACACATGGGCCGGCTTCTATGAGCGTATCGGTAATTTTCGTGAAATCCGCTATTTCGACATCGAAGGTAAGTTGACAGGTCTAGTCAGCCGAGCGATGACGGCTCCGTGTGGAAAGATCCGAATCCCAATTAACGAATCCTCTGACGACAAATCACAAATTGAAGAATTTATCCGAGAATACAATGGCGAAGGTATCCAGCACATTGCGATGACAACGGATGATATCTACCAAACCGTACAAACGCTGCGCGACCGTGGTATGGACTTTATGCCAACACCGGACACTTACTACGAAAAAATCGATTCTAGAGTTGAAGGCCACACGGAAGATGTTGAGAAACTAAAACATCTGCAGATCTTGATCGATGGTGCGCCAATGAAAGATGGTATTTTGCTGCAAATCTTTACTCAAACGGTCATTGGTCCAGTTTTCTTTGAAATCATTCAGCGTAAAGGTAATGAAGGTTTCGGTGAAGGTAACTTCAAAGCGTTGTTTGAATCGATTGAAGAAGATCAGATCCGCCGAGGAGTATTGAGCGATGCATAA
- a CDS encoding TetR/AcrR family transcriptional regulator translates to MSKKRDLLLSTALELFYRHGINSIGINEVINVSGVAKKTLYSHFNSKEDLILKALERRHQTFMYWLESKLEHATTNSELIEALFSSLESWFNSKEPELGDFNGCFFINTSAEFRDTDSEISSYCRFHKEQVRQFIQYKLSENSEELLNAICLLKEGAITTAYMSGHSSELIKSSVDTLHRLSDLLQQDSGSH, encoded by the coding sequence ATGAGCAAGAAGCGAGATTTATTGCTAAGCACAGCACTAGAATTGTTTTATCGACATGGCATTAACTCCATTGGAATAAACGAAGTCATCAACGTTTCTGGGGTAGCGAAAAAAACACTGTACAGCCACTTCAATAGTAAAGAGGACTTAATACTTAAGGCTTTAGAAAGAAGGCACCAAACTTTTATGTATTGGTTGGAATCTAAACTCGAACACGCCACAACCAATTCTGAGTTGATTGAAGCATTGTTTTCTTCTTTAGAGAGTTGGTTTAATAGTAAGGAGCCTGAATTAGGCGACTTTAATGGATGCTTCTTTATTAATACCTCTGCGGAGTTTCGCGATACTGACAGTGAAATATCGAGCTATTGCCGCTTTCACAAAGAACAAGTCCGTCAATTTATTCAGTACAAACTTAGTGAAAACTCAGAGGAGTTACTAAACGCGATTTGTTTGCTAAAAGAAGGCGCTATTACAACCGCTTACATGTCGGGACATAGTTCAGAACTCATTAAAAGTAGTGTGGATACTTTGCATCGCCTGAGTGATCTGCTCCAGCAAGACTCGGGGTCACATTAG
- a CDS encoding OmpA family protein, whose translation MKKMTLALAVAIALTGCQATQRQNATTGESETNSATKGALLGALTGAAVGLATGDDATERRQHALIGAAGGAAVGGGVGYYFDQQEAALRKELLNSGVQVERVGENQLLLRMENGIGFQTNSYNLDPSIHNTLRGVAKILVEYPDTSLVIEGHTDSTGSDTTNQVLSERRAESVRSYLLSQGVAAGRAIARGNGERFPLCSNSTSDGRACNRRVEIKILPLKDSIDENGFSRSHFFIC comes from the coding sequence GTGAAAAAAATGACTTTAGCACTTGCGGTAGCGATCGCACTCACTGGCTGTCAAGCAACACAGCGCCAGAATGCGACCACCGGTGAATCCGAAACAAATTCAGCTACCAAAGGGGCACTGCTCGGCGCTTTGACAGGCGCTGCAGTTGGGTTAGCGACAGGTGATGATGCAACAGAGCGCCGACAACATGCACTAATAGGTGCTGCCGGAGGAGCCGCCGTCGGCGGTGGTGTAGGTTACTATTTTGATCAACAAGAAGCGGCTCTTAGAAAAGAGTTGCTCAATTCAGGTGTTCAGGTTGAGCGTGTTGGTGAAAATCAGTTATTGCTTCGTATGGAAAATGGTATCGGATTCCAAACCAACTCGTACAACCTAGACCCTAGCATCCACAATACCCTACGCGGCGTGGCTAAGATTCTGGTTGAGTATCCAGATACCAGCTTAGTCATTGAAGGACATACCGACAGCACAGGTAGCGATACGACTAACCAGGTATTATCTGAACGCAGAGCTGAGTCTGTTCGCTCTTATCTATTATCACAAGGTGTTGCGGCTGGCCGCGCGATTGCACGAGGCAACGGCGAACGCTTCCCGCTATGCTCGAACAGCACTTCAGACGGTCGAGCTTGCAATCGAAGAGTAGAAATTAAGATTCTACCTCTTAAGGATTCTATCGATGAAAATGGCTTCTCTAGAAGCCATTTTTTTATTTGTTAG
- a CDS encoding DUF2786 domain-containing protein produces MDKQKALKKIAKCLELGNSANVNEAANAIKMAHRLMLKYGLDKDDIEFIKMGKTKSTNLLPSNISSTLLRIIRGINTKFGVEAVLTNHKGLKRAEFIGEADRAIFAAFAFDIIYREMNEQTGKFRNSFAGTGTSTGEVSRRVNSFVSGWVEGALEKLPIISPDDDSNKKIDDYIDKEFKNIDRETFKKQLREAMKNLTEDYEVGLKKGRSVSVSRPIDGAQAPKMLR; encoded by the coding sequence ATGGATAAACAAAAAGCCCTCAAAAAAATTGCTAAGTGTTTAGAACTTGGTAACTCAGCCAATGTTAATGAAGCGGCGAACGCGATAAAAATGGCGCATCGCCTCATGCTCAAATATGGCTTAGATAAAGATGACATTGAATTCATCAAAATGGGCAAAACTAAATCGACAAACTTACTGCCTTCTAACATTAGCTCTACCCTACTCCGTATTATTCGCGGGATTAATACCAAATTTGGTGTAGAAGCCGTCTTAACCAACCACAAAGGCCTCAAGCGTGCTGAATTCATTGGTGAGGCTGATCGCGCCATCTTTGCAGCTTTTGCATTCGATATCATCTATCGTGAGATGAATGAGCAAACAGGTAAGTTTCGCAACAGCTTTGCGGGTACAGGCACGTCTACTGGTGAGGTATCTCGTCGGGTCAATTCCTTCGTTTCGGGTTGGGTTGAAGGGGCGCTTGAGAAACTACCGATCATCAGCCCTGATGATGACTCAAATAAAAAAATCGACGACTATATCGATAAAGAATTCAAAAACATTGATCGCGAAACGTTCAAAAAGCAACTTCGCGAAGCAATGAAAAACCTCACAGAAGACTATGAAGTCGGCCTAAAGAAAGGTCGTTCAGTCTCAGTCAGTCGTCCAATTGACGGGGCCCAAGCCCCTAAAATGCTACGATAA
- a CDS encoding HPP family protein, producing MNHYLSALISGVGASLAIGFLLVLESNIENVMLVIAPFGATAVLVFGLPQSPLAQPKNVIMGHLITAIIGVTFSQYMDVNPMNLAIATGLGITCMLVSKTTHPPAGANPILIMLAGYGWSFLITPVLVGSIAIVFMSKTLQKIQSYSFNTER from the coding sequence ATGAATCATTATTTGTCTGCGTTGATATCGGGGGTTGGAGCATCACTTGCTATTGGCTTTCTTTTGGTGCTGGAGAGTAATATAGAAAATGTGATGTTGGTAATTGCTCCATTTGGCGCTACAGCCGTTCTGGTTTTTGGTTTACCGCAGAGTCCGCTTGCCCAACCGAAAAATGTTATTATGGGTCACTTAATCACTGCGATCATTGGGGTGACTTTTTCTCAGTATATGGATGTAAATCCAATGAACTTAGCTATCGCCACTGGGCTGGGAATTACATGTATGCTGGTCTCTAAAACGACGCATCCGCCAGCTGGAGCAAACCCTATTTTAATCATGCTGGCTGGTTATGGGTGGTCGTTTTTAATTACGCCTGTTTTGGTTGGATCTATCGCTATCGTGTTTATGAGCAAAACTCTTCAAAAAATCCAGTCATACAGCTTTAACACGGAGCGTTAA
- a CDS encoding DUF3334 family protein, whose amino-acid sequence MKKNKVITTEDILLKLCQSVSSVLTSATSSDISYSAMVQKITKTSLKPDFGCFVLFDGGFSGLVVINFTSKAALEIYTNYMRNMGMPEEELAVLHTSDEVGDVLGELMNQLVGDFTNQVRKALQTHITQNQPKMLTLNKQVILSVDTNLDRPQARRVTFSTENGNIFYLELAMDKTEFIQLEEFETHEDETPDSILEQAQQKLKSKKESPKEQADNGNDLLDELGI is encoded by the coding sequence ATGAAAAAAAATAAAGTCATTACCACAGAAGATATCCTTTTAAAGCTTTGCCAGTCCGTATCGAGTGTGCTGACTTCAGCAACCAGTTCTGATATCAGCTATTCCGCTATGGTACAAAAAATCACCAAAACGAGTCTCAAACCTGACTTCGGTTGTTTTGTACTGTTTGATGGTGGTTTCTCTGGGCTGGTTGTCATCAACTTTACTTCAAAAGCCGCTTTGGAGATTTATACCAATTACATGCGCAACATGGGTATGCCTGAGGAAGAATTAGCCGTCCTACATACTTCAGATGAGGTAGGTGATGTGCTTGGAGAGCTAATGAACCAGTTGGTCGGTGACTTCACCAACCAAGTAAGAAAAGCCCTGCAAACACATATTACGCAGAACCAACCTAAGATGCTGACGCTGAATAAGCAAGTCATCCTTTCCGTTGACACTAACTTAGACCGCCCTCAGGCTCGCCGTGTGACCTTCTCAACCGAAAACGGCAACATTTTCTACCTTGAGCTTGCTATGGACAAAACGGAGTTCATTCAACTAGAAGAATTTGAAACTCACGAAGATGAAACACCAGATTCGATTCTTGAACAAGCACAACAAAAGCTGAAATCTAAGAAAGAATCGCCAAAAGAACAGGCCGATAACGGCAACGATTTGTTAGATGAGCTAGGTATCTAA
- the maiA gene encoding maleylacetoacetate isomerase: MSDLTLYGYWRSSAAYRVRIALNLKQLPYIQKSIHLVNNGGEQHSAQFQALNASELVPVLIDGDVRLNQSLAIIDYLDEQYPSYLLTPLDKQKRYIVKALAQDIAVDIHPINNLRVLQYLSKELSVVEEQKSQWYRHWIDVGFHSLEKKLAQTHGAYCVGDDISLVDVCLVPQVYNAERFSVDLSRYPLIHKVTMSLREHPAFISAAPEHQPDAVTS; encoded by the coding sequence ATGTCTGATTTGACATTGTATGGGTACTGGCGTTCATCAGCGGCTTACAGAGTTAGAATCGCTCTGAATCTCAAGCAGTTGCCGTACATACAGAAGTCTATTCACTTGGTGAACAATGGCGGAGAGCAACACTCCGCCCAATTTCAAGCCCTGAATGCCAGCGAACTGGTCCCAGTGCTGATTGATGGTGATGTTAGGTTGAATCAATCACTAGCTATTATTGATTACCTTGATGAGCAGTACCCTAGTTATCTTCTGACGCCACTGGATAAGCAGAAACGCTATATCGTGAAAGCGTTGGCGCAGGATATTGCTGTAGATATCCATCCTATCAATAACTTGCGTGTACTGCAGTACCTAAGTAAAGAGCTGTCGGTTGTAGAGGAACAAAAGTCTCAATGGTATCGTCATTGGATCGATGTGGGCTTTCATAGTTTGGAAAAGAAACTGGCGCAAACACATGGTGCTTATTGTGTTGGTGATGATATCAGTCTAGTCGATGTTTGTTTGGTTCCACAGGTTTATAATGCAGAACGATTCAGTGTGGATTTGAGCCGTTATCCTCTTATTCATAAAGTGACAATGTCACTAAGGGAGCATCCAGCCTTTATTTCCGCAGCGCCGGAACATCAACCCGATGCAGTGACGAGCTAA